The proteins below are encoded in one region of Cololabis saira isolate AMF1-May2022 chromosome 13, fColSai1.1, whole genome shotgun sequence:
- the LOC133458741 gene encoding uncharacterized protein LOC133458741 has protein sequence MVQSLVSSGVAGNMLVKSGEDCLQVGVIEVTGNNKSSLRPKRRELPRRTAASPRRKKRRLESEGAPETCQPACEAEPATPQVCDAQTQWEDQSRDDHTYCSTTPTVKVDKATQCKAELSSVTSTTVIDDASCGLYTGLRMVQFFTVVKVLLPYNKPSITLPVVDQILMTLMKLKLNLILGDIAYRFNVSRAMASIVISHWIDVMGGQFKDMISWLPRDTIRATMPLSFQRNYPRTTCIIDCAETAMQRATNHDSRSDTFSQYKSRNTVKYLIAVAPNGLIMFISDAYAGRSSDKFITIDSGFLDYLRAGDEVMADRGFTIRDLLDERRVSLNIPAITYRRHQLTNEETTRTRRVANVRIHVERAIQRLKVYKILSQTVPISMAPKMDKILIICAGLVNLKSPLIRMPPED, from the exons CCAAAGAGGCGTGAACTCCCGCGGCGGACCGCTGCCTCGCCCCGGAGAAAGAAACGCAGACTTGAATCTGAGG GTGCTCCTGAAACCTGTCAGCCCGCCTGTGAGGCCGAGCCTGCTACACCGCAAGTTTGCGATGCTCAGACCCAATGGGAGGATCAGTCACGTGATGACCACACGTACTGTTCAACGACACCGACTGTTAAAGTGGACAAGGCCACCCAGTGCAAGGCAGAGCTTTCCTCTGTGACTAGCACCACGGTCATTGATGATGCAAGCTGTGGGCTGTATACAGGACTGCGTATGGTTCAATTTTTCACCGTGGTGAAAGTGTTGTTGCCTTACAATAAGCCATCAATTACCCTTCCTGTTGTTGACCAAATCCTGATGACCTTGATGAAGCTAAAACTAAACCTAATATTAGGAGATATAGCTTACCGCTTCAATGTGTCCAGAGCCATGGCAAGCATTGTGATTAGTCACTGGATTGACGTGATGGGTGGACAGTTCAAAGACATGATCTCCTGGCTTCCAAGAGACACCATTCGGGCCACCATGCCCTTGTCGTTTCAGAGGAACTACCCTCGAACCACCTGCATCATTGACTGTGCCGAAACTGCCATGCAGAGAGCCACAAACCACGACTCAAGGAGTGACACTTTCAGCCAGTACAAATCACGCAACACTGTGAAATATCTTATTGCTGTGGCCCCTAATGGGCTAATAATGTTTATATCTGACGCCTATGCTGGCAGAAGCAGCGATAAGTTTATCACCATCGACAGTGGGTTTCTGGACTATCTGAGGGCTGGTGATGAGGTCATGGCGGACCGTGGTTTCACCATTCGAGACTTACTCGATGAGAGAAGGGTCAGTTTGAACATCCCTGCAATCACCTACAGGCGCCATCAGTTGACTAATGAGGAGACGACACGCACCAGGAGAGTAGCCAATGTCCGCATACACGTGGAAAGAGCAATCCAAAGACTGAAGGTCTATAAGATTTTATCCCAGACTGTTCCCATTAGCATGGCACCGAAAATGGACAAAATCTTAATAATCTGTGCTGGCCTAGTTAACCTGAAGAGTCCACTGATCAGAATGCCTCCTGAGGATTAG